The DNA segment caattcaaaataattcaattcCCTTGATTTGCTTAGACTCAACAAATCTTGCTGACTAATGCCATAACTGTGTCCTACACTTAGAACTTCAGGACACAGGGAGATTCTGTCACTGTCTTGCTGCCTCTGGACTTTTTGGTATCACTGAAATGAGCCTGAGCCATTGAAAACTGCTGATAGTTGGGGAACTGAGCACAGGTGAGGAACATGAAATCATCCCAGAGGAGAGTGAAAGGTAAACAAAAACCCTACTCACTTCCTGGGAATCTCTGGAGGAGGAGTCATCCAGGTCAGAGGtctgaaacaaaaccagtatAATCATTCCTCATAAGCAAGGAAGCAACAGCAAGGGAACATACAGGAGAGTGAGAGCTCCAAAAAGCAGGGAAGTGTGGACGTGCTGCTTCCAACACCCCTGCCTGGCCACTCAAGAAAGTACACAAGATGccatattaattaaaatatatctaaTTTAGTTCCAGAAAACTTAACTCCCCATTTCATCCAAATGGCTCACATCCAGTCTCTAAATAGAGTCACCCTTTGGTGGTTGAGGAACCCCTCACAAATGCtccaaacacaaacacaggtGGCCTGAGCTTGCATCTGTCCAGCTTTTCCATGCCTGAAACCAGGGTGAGGTCATAGAAAGCATGacacttttcattttctatacTCAGCATTTGCATGGCAgtggttttaattaattttgatggTGTCTCAGGCAGGTGTGTTCACTGCCTgatgagctggagctgctcaggtgCGAAGGCATAGGAACAGCCACAGTCTGACCCCATCCTCAGCCTCCCAATCCCACCAAGGGGAGGAGAGTTATACCAGcgtgggcagctccagctgcagcctcttCAGCTTGGCCTCAGTGGCCAGGAGCTGACTCTCCttctggaagagctgcagctgcatctcGTCACATCTCTCCCCCAGCTCCCGGATCTGCTTGCGGTAGGCATCTCTCTCCACCAGGTTCTTGGAATACTGCACATGGAACTGCTCTCGGGTCAGGAGAGCCTGTGCAGAGGGACAGCATGTGGCATTCACAccacagcacagacagggtGGCACTGTCTGCCCAAAAACCTGTGAAGAATATTTTATCACCTGATCTCTCTCCAGAGCCACTTCCTCCATTTGCTGCAGAATGGCTTCAATCCGTCTTTTGTACATCTGGGAGTCCTTCCTCAGAGATGTGCACTGTAGCTCCAGCacctctttttcctctgcaaacTGCTGAGACAAGGTCAAAAGCACCTGCTTGTGGGCAGAGTCTAAGTCAGACTGTCCCCACTCCTGCTCTGTGGCACAGACTACTCTGGCCAGAGCTCCATGGGGTGTCTGAGCTGTCACCTGCCACAGACGGAGTGCTGAAATACAGGTACTACAGCAGGGATTgctcctgagcagctgctctgctccacaggcACGACACTGCAGGTGTTTCACCTGCCTGTCTTACCTGTGACCCTCAGCAGGAACTTGAACAGCAGCACCTACTTTGTCTTGGAGCACCTTGGCTCGGCGCAGCTCCTTGCGCAGGCTGTAAATGGTGTTCACCAGTTCCCGGCGTTCTTCCACAGTCTGGCTGCAGTCATTCTCCAGAGGTTCTTTGGAGAGGCTCTTCTCAAAGTTCTGCTCCCTGGCAACCTGCAGAACAAAGCAAGAAGTGAGACAGGGCCACCACCTAACTCCGTATCAGTTCTCTCCTGTCACAGCTCTTGAGTAACCGCTGACCCCTACAATCTTCACTGCAGCATCACTGCCCTGGCCGCTACAAATAATCCCTTGAGTCCATACTCAACCACCCCACCAACCTGCAGAgtgttttccagctcctggtTCTTGGCCAagagcagctccttctcctgttGGATCTCCCACACCACCTCGTGGCTGGGGCGCTGCTCTATGGCATGTTTCAACTTCATGGTGTGCTTCCTCTCCAGCTTGCAGTCATCCTCAGCCTTCATCAGGCTGTGCTTCAGCTGATCAATCTACAAGAAGGttcagagctcagcaggagcaAGGAGAAAGCTCTGGCCTGCAAAACCAGTTCTCTGTTCCCCAGCAAGTTTCTTTCCAACTCTGTTTTCCTGAGGAAGTTTAGTGCTCTGGGGACCAGAGTCCTGCCTGTGTGCTAGCAGGTACATGTTCCTGTGCTGCCCTTGTGAGAGCAGCCTTGAGTGAGGGAAAGAGTGGTCATCATTCACAGCACAGCTTGTGCAATATGGCCTACAGGCTGAGCTAGGCACCCCAAAGACATCTGCTAGAGAAGATACTCAGTGCTTCATGCGGGACTGGAGCATCATTGGCAAAGACAAGGTGCTCAGTCCAGCCTTCCAGGGCCAGGTAAGAAGGGGGAAGCTGGAGAAACTGTGACAGACCTCTAGCAGCAGGTCCCTGTTCTTCATGAGGGCTGCGCTCTTCTCCTCGCTCTGCTTGGCGTAGCTCAGGGCCAGGCTGTAGTTCTCGTCCTTGCACTTGCGCAGCTCCTTGCTCAGGctgtccctctcctccttcaTCCTCTGGGCCCGCTCCTGGTGCTTGCGGAGCAGGCTGTCCCTGACCCACATCTCCCTCAGGGTGTCCTCCTTGGAGTGCAGCCACACCGTGAGCTCCTGCGCCCTGCGCCGCTCCTCCTGCACCGCGCTCTGCAGCTTCATGATCTCGTTCATCAGCACCTGGCTCAGGCCAGACTCACCAGCCG comes from the Parus major isolate Abel chromosome 17, Parus_major1.1, whole genome shotgun sequence genome and includes:
- the CARD9 gene encoding caspase recruitment domain-containing protein 9 isoform X5, with the protein product MLEEDNDEICWNNLENFRVKLISVIDPSRITPYLRQCKVLSPDDEEQVLNDPSLVMRKRKAGVLLDILQRTGHKGFEAFMESLELYYPQLYKKITGKEPSRVFSMIIDTAGESGLSQVLMNEIMKLQSAVQEERRRAQELTVWLHSKEDTLREMWVRDSLLRKHQERAQRMKEERDSLSKELRKCKDENYSLALSYAKQSEEKSAALMKNRDLLLEIDQLKHSLMKAEDDCKLERKHTMKLKHAIEQRPSHEVVWEIQQEKELLLAKNQELENTLQVAREQNFEKSLSKEPLENDCSQTVEERRELVNTIYSLRKELRRAKVLQDKQFAEEKEVLELQCTSLRKDSQMYKRRIEAILQQMEEVALERDQTSDLDDSSSRDSQELVLHSHLDEDTQIAKKDCLGVQNQKLSPQESHLPPKSPSECGLANEELAEKERKRMKDCFERYRRSGLQKRAMRRAPKNRHHEVDWENSSGSDNTDTEGS
- the CARD9 gene encoding caspase recruitment domain-containing protein 9 isoform X4 → MLEEDNDEICWNNLENFRVKLISVIDPSRITPYLRQCKVLSPDDEEQVLNDPSLVMRKRKAGVLLDILQRTGHKGFEAFMESLELYYPQLYKKITGKEPSRVFSMIIDTAGESGLSQVLMNEIMKLQSAVQEERRRAQELTVWLHSKEDTLREMWVRDSLLRKHQERAQRMKEERDSLSKELRKCKDENYSLALSYAKQSEEKSAALMKNRDLLLEIDQLKHSLMKAEDDCKLERKHTMKLKHAIEQRPSHEVVWEIQQEKELLLAKNQELENTLQVAREQNFEKSLSKEPLENDCSQTVEERRELVNTIYSLRKELRRAKVLQDKFAEEKEVLELQCTSLRKDSQMYKRRIEAILQQMEEVALERDQALLTREQFHVQYSKNLVERDAYRKQIRELGERCDEMQLQLFQKESQLLATEAKLKRLQLELPTLTSDLDDSSSRDSQELVLHSHLDEDTQIAKKDCLGVQNQKLSPQESHLPPKSPSECGLANEELAEKERKRMKDCFERYRRKRAMRRAPKNRHHEVDWENSSGSDNTDTEGS
- the CARD9 gene encoding caspase recruitment domain-containing protein 9 isoform X2; amino-acid sequence: MLEEDNDEICWNNLENFRVKLISVIDPSRITPYLRQCKVLSPDDEEQVLNDPSLVMRKRKAGVLLDILQRTGHKGFEAFMESLELYYPQLYKKITGKEPSRVFSMIIDTAGESGLSQVLMNEIMKLQSAVQEERRRAQELTVWLHSKEDTLREMWVRDSLLRKHQERAQRMKEERDSLSKELRKCKDENYSLALSYAKQSEEKSAALMKNRDLLLEIDQLKHSLMKAEDDCKLERKHTMKLKHAIEQRPSHEVVWEIQQEKELLLAKNQELENTLQVAREQNFEKSLSKEPLENDCSQTVEERRELVNTIYSLRKELRRAKVLQDKFAEEKEVLELQCTSLRKDSQMYKRRIEAILQQMEEVALERDQALLTREQFHVQYSKNLVERDAYRKQIRELGERCDEMQLQLFQKESQLLATEAKLKRLQLELPTLTSDLDDSSSRDSQELVLHSHLDEDTQIAKKDCLGVQNQKLSPQESHLPPKSPSECGLANEELAEKERKRMKDCFERYRRSGLQKRAMRRAPKNRHHEVDWENSSGSDNTDTEGS
- the CARD9 gene encoding caspase recruitment domain-containing protein 9 isoform X3; translated protein: MLEEDNDEICWNNLENFRVKLISVIDPSRITPYLRQCKVLSPDDEEQVLNDPSLVMRKRKAGVLLDILQRTGHKGFEAFMESLELYYPQLYKKITGKEPSRVFSMIIDTAGESGLSQVLMNEIMKLQSAVQEERRRAQELTVWLHSKEDTLREMWVRDSLLRKHQERAQRMKEERDSLSKELRKCKDENYSLALSYAKQSEEKSAALMKNRDLLLEIDQLKHSLMKAEDDCKLERKHTMKLKHAIEQRPSHEVVWEIQQEKELLLAKNQELENTLQVAREQNFEKSLSKEPLENDCSQTVEERRELVNTIYSLRKELRRAKVLQDKQFAEEKEVLELQCTSLRKDSQMYKRRIEAILQQMEEVALERDQALLTREQFHVQYSKNLVERDAYRKQIRELGERCDEMQLQLFQKESQLLATEAKLKRLQLELPTLTSDLDDSSSRDSQELVLHSHLDEDTQIAKKDCLGVQNQKLSPQESHLPPKSPSECGLANEELAEKERKRMKDCFERYRRKRAMRRAPKNRHHEVDWENSSGSDNTDTEGS
- the CARD9 gene encoding caspase recruitment domain-containing protein 9 isoform X1 — encoded protein: MLEEDNDEICWNNLENFRVKLISVIDPSRITPYLRQCKVLSPDDEEQVLNDPSLVMRKRKAGVLLDILQRTGHKGFEAFMESLELYYPQLYKKITGKEPSRVFSMIIDTAGESGLSQVLMNEIMKLQSAVQEERRRAQELTVWLHSKEDTLREMWVRDSLLRKHQERAQRMKEERDSLSKELRKCKDENYSLALSYAKQSEEKSAALMKNRDLLLEIDQLKHSLMKAEDDCKLERKHTMKLKHAIEQRPSHEVVWEIQQEKELLLAKNQELENTLQVAREQNFEKSLSKEPLENDCSQTVEERRELVNTIYSLRKELRRAKVLQDKQFAEEKEVLELQCTSLRKDSQMYKRRIEAILQQMEEVALERDQALLTREQFHVQYSKNLVERDAYRKQIRELGERCDEMQLQLFQKESQLLATEAKLKRLQLELPTLTSDLDDSSSRDSQELVLHSHLDEDTQIAKKDCLGVQNQKLSPQESHLPPKSPSECGLANEELAEKERKRMKDCFERYRRSGLQKRAMRRAPKNRHHEVDWENSSGSDNTDTEGS